From a region of the Agrobacterium larrymoorei genome:
- the tnpB gene encoding IS66 family insertion sequence element accessory protein TnpB (TnpB, as the term is used for proteins encoded by IS66 family insertion elements, is considered an accessory protein, since TnpC, encoded by a neighboring gene, is a DDE family transposase.) encodes MIVAGQRLPILIATRPVDFRCGHQALALMVQTELKLNPHSGVTVIFRSKRGDRLKILVWDGTGMVLTYKILEHGSFAWPKVQDGTMRLSRGQYEALFEGLDWRRVMAQRVTVPSAAG; translated from the coding sequence ATGATCGTCGCGGGCCAACGACTGCCGATCCTGATCGCAACCCGTCCGGTTGACTTCCGCTGTGGGCATCAGGCGCTGGCTCTGATGGTGCAGACCGAATTGAAGCTGAACCCGCATTCCGGGGTGACGGTGATCTTTCGGTCAAAACGCGGGGACCGCCTGAAGATCCTGGTGTGGGATGGCACAGGAATGGTGCTGACTTACAAAATTCTTGAACATGGAAGCTTTGCCTGGCCCAAGGTTCAGGATGGGACGATGCGTCTTTCCAGGGGGCAATATGAGGCTTTGTTCGAAGGTCTTGACTGGCGGCGGGTGATGGCGCAACGGGTAACCGTGCCATCGGCCGCAGGGTGA